A window from Leptothermofonsia sichuanensis E412 encodes these proteins:
- a CDS encoding carbon dioxide-concentrating mechanism protein CcmK: MPKAVGSIETKGFPAMMAAADAMVKSGRITLVGYIRAGSARFTVNIRGDVSEVKRAVEAGVEAAEKTYGGTVETWVIIPNPHENVEAVLPIEYTEQVERFRLAVEGRPMIGQLPHGSS; this comes from the coding sequence ATGCCAAAAGCGGTCGGGTCAATCGAAACAAAGGGCTTCCCTGCAATGATGGCAGCGGCTGATGCAATGGTAAAGTCGGGTCGGATTACGCTGGTGGGCTATATTCGAGCAGGGAGTGCCCGCTTTACAGTCAACATTCGGGGAGATGTTTCTGAAGTTAAGCGGGCAGTCGAGGCTGGGGTGGAAGCGGCTGAAAAAACCTATGGCGGAACAGTGGAAACCTGGGTGATTATTCCAAATCCCCACGAGAACGTGGAAGCCGTATTGCCGATCGAGTACACCGAGCAGGTAGAACGGTTCCGGCTGGCGGTGGAAGGGCGTCCAATGATTGGTCAACTGCCTCATGGATCCAGTTGA
- a CDS encoding alpha/beta fold hydrolase, with product MNQAFPGFLPSDVRHLTEPASIALAKRIRQIGLNTPLSPQPIQTTYIQQGMGSTPILLLHGFDSSILEFRRLFPLLAEHQETWGVDLLGFGFSDRPAGVQFDPPAIKTHLYSFWKTLIQQPVVLVGVSMGGAVAIDFALSYPESVEKLVLIDSAGFAQGPALGKWLIPPLGYLAAEFLRHPAVRKRVSLNAYVDSRLVTVDALLCASLHLKQPGWLPAMIAFTRSGGYTFLTDKIAQITVPTLILWGDSDRILGTADAARFKAAIAQSQLIWIPECGHVPHLEKPQTTAQHILEFIYR from the coding sequence ATGAATCAAGCGTTCCCTGGATTTCTTCCTTCTGATGTGCGGCACCTGACGGAGCCAGCCTCCATCGCCCTGGCCAAACGCATCCGGCAGATAGGACTGAACACTCCCCTGAGTCCCCAACCGATTCAAACCACGTACATTCAACAGGGAATGGGGAGCACTCCTATTCTGCTACTGCATGGCTTCGATAGTTCCATTCTGGAATTTCGTCGCCTGTTTCCCCTCCTGGCTGAGCATCAGGAAACCTGGGGAGTCGATCTGCTGGGTTTTGGCTTTAGCGATCGCCCCGCTGGAGTCCAGTTTGACCCGCCTGCGATCAAAACCCACTTGTATTCATTCTGGAAAACGCTGATCCAGCAGCCTGTGGTTCTGGTTGGAGTCTCGATGGGAGGTGCCGTTGCCATTGACTTTGCCCTCTCTTACCCAGAGAGTGTTGAGAAACTGGTGCTGATTGATAGTGCCGGGTTTGCCCAGGGTCCAGCACTGGGGAAATGGCTGATCCCTCCCCTGGGCTATCTGGCAGCCGAGTTTCTGCGCCATCCTGCCGTGCGCAAACGAGTGAGCTTGAATGCCTATGTAGACTCCCGGCTGGTCACAGTCGATGCGCTCTTATGCGCCAGCCTGCACCTGAAGCAACCGGGATGGCTGCCAGCCATGATTGCCTTTACTCGTAGCGGTGGTTACACCTTCCTGACCGACAAAATTGCTCAGATCACTGTCCCCACTCTGATTCTCTGGGGAGACTCTGATCGCATCCTGGGTACAGCGGATGCCGCGCGGTTTAAAGCGGCGATCGCCCAGAGCCAGTTAATCTGGATCCCAGAGTGCGGTCACGTGCCCCACCTGGAAAAACCCCAGACGACCGCTCAACACATCCTGGAATTTATCTACCGCTAA
- the ureC gene encoding urease subunit alpha, whose product MSYRMNRRAYAETFGPTVGDRVRLADTDLIIEVEQDYTTYGDEVKFGGGKVIREGMGQSPITNADGAVDAVITNALILDWWGIVKADVGIKDGKIHAIGKAGNPHIQDNVTIIIGPGTEAIAGEGMILTAGGIDSHIHFICPQQIEVAIAAGITTMLGGGTGPAAGTNATTCTPGPWNIYRMLQAADGFPMNLGFLGKGNSAKPEALREQVEAGAMGLKLHEDWGTTPAAIDTCLTVADEYDVQVAIHTDTLNEAGFVEDTIAAFKNRVIHTYHTEGAGGGHAPDIIKVCGEMNVLPSSTNPTRPYTVNTLDEHLDMLMVCHHLDSAIAEDVAFAESRIRRETIAAEDILHDLGAFSMISSDSQAMGRIGEVIIRTWQTAHKMKCDRGWLAPSTEGTVESHDRNDNFRARRYVAKYTINPAITHGIASYVGSVEVGKLADLCLWRPALFGVKPELVLKGGMIAWAQMGDANASIPTPQPIHMRPMFGSFGGAIAATSLTFVSEAALDRGIPAQIGLQKPAVPVSGIRHLTKKDLKLNDATPRMEVDPETYEVRADGQLLTCEPATALPMAQRYFLF is encoded by the coding sequence ATGAGTTACCGCATGAATCGCCGCGCCTACGCCGAAACCTTTGGTCCGACGGTAGGGGATCGGGTGCGCCTGGCTGACACTGACTTAATCATTGAAGTCGAGCAGGATTACACCACCTATGGGGACGAGGTAAAGTTTGGGGGCGGCAAGGTAATTCGGGAAGGGATGGGGCAATCCCCAATCACAAATGCTGATGGCGCGGTGGATGCGGTGATTACCAATGCCCTGATTCTGGATTGGTGGGGCATTGTTAAAGCTGACGTTGGCATCAAGGATGGCAAAATTCACGCGATCGGCAAAGCGGGCAATCCTCACATTCAGGACAATGTCACTATCATCATTGGTCCCGGTACAGAAGCAATCGCGGGCGAGGGGATGATCCTGACCGCTGGTGGGATTGATTCTCACATTCACTTCATTTGCCCGCAGCAGATTGAAGTTGCGATCGCAGCGGGAATCACCACCATGTTGGGCGGGGGCACAGGTCCAGCGGCAGGGACCAACGCCACCACCTGTACCCCCGGTCCCTGGAATATTTACCGGATGCTGCAAGCGGCAGATGGGTTTCCCATGAATCTGGGGTTTCTGGGGAAGGGGAATAGTGCTAAACCAGAGGCTTTACGAGAGCAGGTGGAGGCAGGGGCAATGGGGTTGAAACTCCATGAAGACTGGGGCACTACGCCAGCGGCGATTGACACCTGTCTCACGGTTGCTGATGAGTACGATGTGCAGGTGGCGATCCACACAGACACCCTGAATGAAGCAGGCTTTGTTGAAGATACCATCGCCGCCTTCAAGAACCGGGTGATTCACACTTACCACACCGAGGGTGCAGGCGGTGGACATGCCCCCGACATCATTAAAGTCTGTGGTGAAATGAATGTCTTGCCTTCTTCCACCAATCCTACTCGCCCCTATACGGTGAACACCCTGGACGAACACCTGGATATGCTGATGGTGTGTCATCATCTGGATTCTGCGATCGCGGAGGATGTTGCCTTTGCTGAGTCCCGTATCCGGCGGGAAACCATCGCCGCTGAGGATATTCTGCATGACCTGGGAGCCTTCAGTATGATTTCGTCCGACTCCCAGGCTATGGGACGAATTGGGGAAGTCATTATTCGCACCTGGCAGACGGCCCACAAAATGAAATGCGATCGTGGTTGGCTGGCACCTTCCACTGAGGGAACAGTGGAATCCCATGACCGGAATGACAATTTCCGCGCCCGGCGCTATGTCGCTAAATACACCATCAATCCGGCCATTACCCACGGCATTGCCAGCTATGTTGGCTCGGTGGAAGTAGGCAAACTGGCAGACCTGTGTCTCTGGCGTCCTGCCCTGTTTGGGGTCAAACCAGAATTAGTGCTCAAAGGGGGCATGATTGCCTGGGCACAAATGGGGGATGCCAATGCCAGCATTCCGACGCCACAACCCATCCACATGCGCCCCATGTTTGGCAGCTTTGGAGGAGCGATCGCGGCAACCTCTCTCACCTTTGTTTCCGAGGCAGCCCTTGACAGGGGAATTCCTGCCCAGATTGGCTTACAAAAACCTGCTGTTCCTGTATCTGGAATTCGCCATCTGACCAAGAAAGATCTGAAGCTGAATGATGCGACTCCCCGAATGGAAGTAGACCCTGAAACCTACGAAGTTCGTGCCGATGGGCAACTGCTCACCTGTGAACCTGCCACAGCGTTACCAATGGCGCAACGGTACTTTTTGTTCTAG
- the hpxZ gene encoding oxalurate catabolism protein HpxZ, whose product MTQLNDPAIVAEVTDLYMKYEKALCENDMAVLDALFWDSPHVLRFGATENLYGIDAIRTFRQNRPTRDLAREISHLQVITFGSDTASVTLEFCRTIEGIPRLGRQSQLWRKLPEGWKIVSAHVSYYNP is encoded by the coding sequence ATGACCCAACTCAACGACCCGGCGATCGTTGCCGAAGTCACCGATCTCTACATGAAATATGAGAAAGCCCTGTGTGAAAACGACATGGCTGTGCTGGATGCGCTGTTCTGGGACTCTCCCCATGTGCTGCGGTTTGGAGCCACTGAAAACCTCTATGGGATCGATGCCATTCGCACCTTTCGCCAGAACCGTCCAACCAGAGATTTGGCGAGGGAAATTTCCCACCTGCAAGTGATTACCTTCGGCAGCGATACTGCATCGGTCACCCTTGAGTTTTGCCGTACCATTGAGGGCATCCCACGTCTGGGCAGACAAAGCCAGCTATGGCGCAAACTCCCAGAAGGCTGGAAAATTGTCTCAGCTCATGTTTCGTATTACAACCCATAA
- a CDS encoding carbon dioxide-concentrating mechanism protein CcmK, with translation MPVAVGVIQTDGFPPVLAAADAMVKAGRVTLVYFGLAERAEFLVAVRGPTAEVNRAVQAGIEAANTAPPGEKLVSWYIIPNPPENVEAVLPLEFTPLVERFRV, from the coding sequence ATGCCAGTCGCGGTTGGGGTGATTCAGACGGATGGGTTTCCCCCTGTCCTGGCAGCGGCTGACGCCATGGTAAAGGCTGGACGAGTGACGCTGGTTTACTTTGGTCTGGCTGAAAGGGCAGAGTTTTTGGTGGCTGTGCGTGGACCTACTGCCGAAGTCAACCGGGCAGTGCAGGCAGGCATCGAAGCAGCCAATACCGCACCTCCTGGGGAAAAACTCGTCTCCTGGTACATTATTCCAAATCCACCAGAAAATGTGGAGGCGGTGCTACCGCTGGAGTTTACTCCACTGGTGGAACGCTTCCGGGTGTAG
- the infC gene encoding translation initiation factor IF-3: MINRQIKSPQVFLIDHENNNRGLMDTREALEMAESMELDLVVVSPGKDAPVAKILNYGKLRYQQKKRQSQSARPTVKEVRLRPNIGESDYQLSINKAIQWLGKGDSVKFLIRLRGRENQFRDRAGLMLERIVNDLSQAGKVQSIDKRALMVQITPAP; the protein is encoded by the coding sequence TTGATTAATCGTCAGATAAAGTCCCCTCAGGTCTTTTTGATTGATCACGAAAATAACAATCGTGGTTTGATGGATACCCGCGAAGCCCTGGAGATGGCTGAGAGTATGGAGCTTGATCTTGTCGTCGTCTCTCCTGGTAAGGATGCTCCAGTGGCGAAGATTTTGAACTATGGCAAGCTTCGTTATCAGCAGAAGAAACGACAGAGTCAGAGTGCCCGACCAACCGTCAAGGAGGTCAGACTGCGTCCTAATATTGGCGAATCCGATTACCAGTTGAGTATTAATAAAGCGATTCAGTGGCTAGGAAAAGGGGACTCCGTGAAGTTTTTGATCCGCTTACGGGGGCGAGAAAACCAGTTTCGCGATCGCGCTGGGTTAATGCTGGAGCGTATTGTCAATGATTTGAGTCAGGCTGGCAAAGTCCAGTCAATCGATAAACGGGCACTCATGGTGCAGATTACCCCTGCCCCCTAG
- a CDS encoding AAA family ATPase — translation MDLFEKHRQEITEAEAPLAARMRPRTLDEFVGQDAIVGPGRLLRRAIQADQLSSLIFYGPPGTGKTTLARVIANTTRAHFISINAVLAGVKEIREAIAIAQEKRGMYHQRTILFVDEVHRFNKSQQDALLPWVENGTVILIGATTENPYFEVNKALVSRSRIFQLKPLEEEDLRKVVHQTLTNQERGYGQRNVHLDPDALDHLVNVANGDARTLLNALELAVETTAPNSDGVIWIDLAVAEESIQQRAVLYDKEGDAHFDTISAFIKSIRGSDPDAALYWLARMVYAGEDPRFIFRRLLILAGEDVGMADPHAIAMVNACAQAFDRVGMPEGRYPLAHATLYLATAPKSNSVMGFFDALSTVEQEREAEVPAPLRDANRDKKGFGHGAGYLYPHAYRDHWVAQQYLPTSLQGQVFYQPSDQGYEATIRHQVTRKREAQLAALVEGSGIADPEILTFSAVDSARERWLQRTLGQSGERLGAVRDRLFSLANPQRHHVILDLNAGSGLLTWEAVRQVPEGGVYACVHNETDAIALTEQAAALPALSRPIVLRSKLSNLAEVLTSQVPGIRFDRIIGRNALIKEPDRPQMIQSLVNYLQPDGTITLAEVVPREAQRLYHLLESTGLLKFTGLSAKLYKKLVQTEENIYAHHADSARNWGIEDIENLFSELNFITTIDIEPVSTELLITQTIINRWFEPGSDTQPTYSFYLKKALSEAEITRIRHAFERLQNQSVKWKSTIAFVHAYPRQSSR, via the coding sequence ATGGATTTGTTTGAAAAGCACCGTCAGGAAATCACGGAAGCAGAGGCACCATTAGCTGCACGGATGCGCCCTCGAACTCTGGATGAGTTTGTGGGGCAGGATGCGATTGTGGGTCCGGGTCGGCTTCTACGCCGCGCGATTCAGGCAGATCAGTTATCGTCATTGATTTTCTATGGTCCTCCAGGGACCGGGAAAACGACCCTGGCGCGAGTAATTGCCAATACAACCAGGGCCCATTTCATCTCAATTAATGCCGTTTTAGCCGGGGTCAAAGAAATCCGGGAGGCGATCGCCATTGCCCAGGAAAAGCGCGGCATGTACCACCAGCGAACGATTCTGTTTGTGGATGAAGTGCATCGCTTTAACAAGTCACAGCAGGATGCATTGTTGCCCTGGGTCGAAAATGGGACGGTGATTTTAATTGGAGCAACCACTGAGAATCCCTATTTTGAGGTGAATAAAGCACTGGTTTCGCGATCGCGCATCTTTCAACTGAAACCCTTAGAGGAAGAGGATCTGCGAAAGGTAGTACATCAGACCTTAACCAATCAGGAGCGGGGCTATGGTCAACGAAATGTACACCTGGATCCAGACGCATTAGACCATCTGGTCAATGTGGCGAATGGAGATGCCCGGACATTGCTCAACGCCCTTGAACTCGCCGTCGAAACTACTGCTCCGAATTCGGATGGAGTGATTTGGATTGACCTGGCTGTGGCCGAAGAGTCCATTCAACAACGGGCAGTGCTCTACGACAAAGAGGGCGACGCCCACTTCGATACCATCAGTGCCTTCATCAAAAGTATACGGGGTTCAGATCCAGATGCTGCGCTGTACTGGTTGGCGCGGATGGTCTATGCGGGCGAAGATCCCCGCTTCATCTTTCGTCGCTTGTTGATTCTGGCAGGCGAGGATGTGGGGATGGCAGACCCCCATGCGATCGCGATGGTCAACGCCTGTGCCCAGGCATTTGATCGCGTAGGGATGCCGGAGGGACGCTATCCCCTGGCTCATGCAACTCTCTATCTGGCGACGGCACCAAAGTCCAATAGTGTGATGGGCTTTTTCGATGCCCTATCTACCGTCGAGCAGGAGCGGGAGGCAGAGGTGCCTGCCCCATTGAGAGATGCCAATCGGGACAAAAAAGGATTCGGGCATGGAGCGGGTTATCTCTATCCCCATGCCTACCGGGATCACTGGGTTGCCCAGCAGTACCTGCCGACCAGTCTGCAAGGGCAGGTGTTTTATCAACCCTCTGACCAGGGTTACGAAGCGACCATTCGCCATCAGGTGACCCGTAAGCGGGAAGCTCAACTGGCCGCACTGGTAGAAGGAAGTGGGATTGCCGATCCCGAAATTCTGACGTTTAGTGCGGTTGATTCAGCCCGGGAACGCTGGCTGCAACGCACGCTGGGACAGTCCGGGGAACGATTGGGGGCCGTGCGCGATCGCCTCTTCTCGCTCGCCAACCCTCAGCGCCACCATGTCATACTGGACCTGAATGCAGGTAGTGGACTGCTAACCTGGGAAGCGGTGCGTCAGGTTCCAGAAGGAGGCGTTTATGCCTGCGTTCACAATGAAACCGATGCGATCGCTTTAACCGAACAGGCTGCGGCATTGCCAGCTTTATCTCGTCCAATTGTGTTGCGATCGAAGTTGTCCAATCTGGCGGAGGTATTAACCAGCCAGGTACCGGGGATTCGGTTTGACCGCATCATTGGGCGCAATGCCTTAATCAAGGAGCCGGACAGGCCCCAGATGATTCAATCTCTGGTGAACTACCTTCAGCCAGATGGAACCATTACCCTGGCAGAAGTGGTACCCCGTGAAGCCCAGCGGCTCTACCATTTACTTGAGTCCACGGGATTACTTAAGTTCACGGGATTAAGTGCAAAACTATACAAAAAGCTCGTTCAGACAGAGGAGAACATTTATGCTCACCATGCTGATTCCGCGAGGAATTGGGGCATTGAAGATATAGAGAACCTGTTTTCAGAACTCAACTTCATCACAACCATTGATATTGAGCCTGTCTCGACTGAGTTATTAATCACACAAACTATAATTAATCGGTGGTTTGAGCCTGGTAGCGATACTCAGCCAACCTATTCCTTTTATCTAAAAAAAGCACTTTCTGAAGCTGAAATTACACGAATTCGCCATGCTTTTGAACGATTGCAAAATCAATCAGTAAAATGGAAAAGCACGATCGCCTTTGTTCATGCCTATCCGCGACAGAGCAGTAGATGA
- a CDS encoding glutaminase yields MARTGLAALTQTDLDRWVAEARSQTFKGDLPDYIPLLAKVNPEWVAVQVQSLDGQVWAAGEVYQPFVLMSVVKPLLLLFLLEHSGSQEVFAHVGMDPSDQSFHSLTQLRQDRGFPRNPMINSGAIALASRLPGQDGTSRCEALRQWLNQISGSQLFLDEQVLASVRSLPNEVNRAIAHLLAESGHVDSVETALDTYNQICCLSGTVNDLAKLGVVLAGDRGQETGDREGTKDNTGDGVPIPGMEYSIPGTRYWMPDTRHSSPSSLSRQTVNALMLTCGLYEVSGRFAVRVGIPTKSGVSGVLLSVVPGQGAIACYSPAIDSAGNSVAGLFLLEHLNRALQLSLFN; encoded by the coding sequence GTGGCAAGGACAGGACTGGCAGCGTTGACTCAGACTGATCTGGACAGATGGGTCGCTGAAGCCAGGTCACAGACCTTTAAGGGGGATTTGCCTGACTACATTCCCCTGCTAGCCAAAGTCAATCCAGAATGGGTGGCGGTGCAGGTTCAATCCTTGGATGGACAGGTCTGGGCAGCAGGGGAAGTTTATCAACCGTTTGTGTTGATGAGTGTTGTTAAACCACTACTACTGTTGTTTTTGCTGGAGCATTCAGGGAGTCAGGAAGTTTTTGCCCACGTCGGGATGGATCCGTCGGATCAGTCATTTCATTCCCTGACGCAACTCCGACAAGACCGGGGATTTCCCCGCAACCCAATGATTAATAGTGGGGCGATCGCCCTTGCCTCCCGATTGCCCGGTCAGGATGGAACCAGCCGCTGTGAAGCGCTACGTCAGTGGCTGAACCAGATTTCTGGCAGCCAGCTCTTTTTAGATGAGCAGGTGCTTGCATCGGTGCGATCGCTCCCCAACGAAGTGAACCGGGCGATCGCCCATTTACTGGCTGAATCTGGCCATGTGGACTCAGTGGAAACTGCTCTGGATACCTACAACCAGATCTGTTGCCTGTCGGGAACCGTCAATGACCTGGCAAAGTTGGGAGTTGTGCTGGCAGGAGACAGGGGACAGGAGACAGGGGACAGAGAGGGAACAAAGGACAACACAGGCGATGGAGTTCCCATTCCTGGCATGGAATATTCCATCCCTGGCACCCGATACTGGATGCCCGATACCCGGCATTCCTCCCCGTCTTCCCTCTCTCGCCAGACCGTCAATGCTCTCATGCTTACCTGTGGATTGTACGAAGTGTCTGGACGGTTTGCGGTTCGAGTGGGTATCCCTACGAAGTCTGGAGTGAGTGGGGTGCTGCTATCGGTGGTGCCGGGACAGGGGGCGATCGCTTGCTACAGTCCGGCGATTGACTCGGCGGGCAATTCCGTTGCTGGTTTGTTTCTCTTAGAACACCTGAACCGGGCACTTCAGTTAAGTCTGTTCAATTAG
- a CDS encoding helix-turn-helix domain-containing protein, with protein MAGVTSVKVKESLDELVQQLQQVETPKDKERLQVLYWLKQEKPPSIGAIAKAIGKHRNTVGRWLLQYREGGVSAMLERKVSSGGVRKIPQWAEEALAKRLKNSEHGFASYGAVQQWLAEELGVEAEYHAVYQMTRYRLQAKLKVARPQNIKQDCERRESFKKTLQMTWSC; from the coding sequence ATGGCTGGAGTCACCTCGGTTAAAGTCAAAGAAAGTCTCGATGAGCTAGTCCAACAATTGCAACAAGTGGAAACACCAAAGGACAAGGAACGCCTGCAAGTGCTGTACTGGCTCAAACAGGAAAAGCCACCCAGCATTGGTGCGATTGCCAAGGCGATCGGGAAACATCGCAATACAGTAGGGAGATGGTTATTGCAGTATCGGGAAGGTGGGGTGAGTGCCATGCTGGAACGTAAAGTGTCGTCTGGCGGTGTCCGCAAGATTCCACAATGGGCGGAAGAGGCACTGGCTAAGCGATTAAAGAACTCGGAACATGGATTTGCCAGTTATGGAGCTGTGCAACAGTGGTTAGCGGAGGAGTTGGGTGTCGAAGCGGAGTATCATGCGGTATACCAAATGACGCGCTATCGCCTCCAAGCGAAGCTGAAAGTGGCTCGTCCGCAAAATATCAAGCAGGATTGTGAACGGCGCGAATCATTTAAAAAAACCTTGCAGATGACCTGGAGTTGTTGA
- a CDS encoding amylo-alpha-1,6-glucosidase, giving the protein MAMGINFGREVCGNLSEAETREWLVTNGIGGYASGTLAGLLTRRYHGLLVAALHPPLGRTLMLAKFDDTVLYGDRFYPLHTNRWADGTVGPHGYRHIERFTLEGTIPTWRYACADALLEKRVWMQPGSNTTYVYYQLLRATQPLTLTLKAMVNYRDYHSRTRGNGWQMSILPIDSGVVVSAFPDAVPLRLMSDRAEVSTAHDWYYGYELVAEHDRGLDDQDDHLNAATFQATLAVGESLTLVASTEQPLELAGEVALKIRRNYEQKLLGIWKSSCPVDAKEPSAFISRLVIAADQFIVNRSSPDEPNGKTIIAGYPWFSDWGRDTMISLPGLTLATGRPEIARSILRTFARHVNQGMIPNRFPDEGEVPEYNTVDATLWYFEAVRAYYGVTEDDDLVQELFPTLADIIDWHCRGTRYNIHLDPADGLLYAGEQGVQLTWMDAKIGNWVVTPRIGKPVEVNALWYNALRTIAKLARRVGKPHQEYDAIADRAHARFVRFWNPSLGYCYDVLDGPDGDDASLRPNQIFAVSLPESPLSPSQQKGVVDICGRALLTSHGLRSLSPDDPQYQGRYGGDQQQRDSAYHQGTVWGWLIGPFVLAHLKVYGKPDQARAFLEPMENHLHAHGVGNLSEIFDGDPPMTPNGCIAQAWTVAEVLRAWLATEHS; this is encoded by the coding sequence ATGGCAATGGGGATTAATTTTGGACGGGAAGTTTGCGGCAACCTGAGTGAAGCAGAAACGCGGGAGTGGCTGGTCACCAATGGAATTGGAGGCTATGCATCGGGGACTCTGGCCGGGCTTTTGACCCGACGCTATCACGGGCTGCTGGTTGCGGCACTCCATCCACCCCTGGGGCGGACGCTGATGCTGGCGAAATTTGATGATACAGTGCTGTACGGCGATCGCTTCTATCCCCTGCATACCAATCGCTGGGCAGATGGCACCGTGGGACCGCATGGTTATCGTCACATTGAGCGCTTTACGCTGGAAGGCACCATCCCCACCTGGCGGTATGCCTGTGCCGATGCCCTGTTGGAAAAACGGGTATGGATGCAGCCAGGATCCAACACCACCTATGTCTATTACCAGCTACTGCGGGCAACTCAGCCACTGACTCTGACCCTGAAGGCGATGGTCAATTATCGGGACTATCACAGCCGGACACGGGGCAATGGTTGGCAGATGAGCATTCTACCAATTGATTCAGGGGTGGTTGTGTCGGCGTTTCCTGATGCAGTTCCCCTGCGGTTGATGAGCGATCGCGCCGAGGTCAGCACTGCTCACGACTGGTATTATGGCTACGAACTGGTCGCTGAACATGATCGGGGGTTAGACGACCAGGACGATCACCTGAATGCTGCAACGTTTCAGGCAACACTTGCAGTTGGAGAAAGCCTCACCCTGGTTGCCAGCACCGAGCAACCGCTGGAACTGGCAGGAGAAGTGGCGCTCAAGATCCGGCGTAACTATGAGCAGAAGTTGTTGGGAATCTGGAAAAGCAGTTGTCCGGTTGATGCCAAGGAGCCTTCAGCCTTTATCAGTCGCCTGGTAATTGCCGCCGACCAATTTATTGTAAATCGCTCGTCTCCGGATGAACCCAACGGCAAAACTATTATTGCCGGATATCCCTGGTTTAGTGACTGGGGACGGGATACGATGATCAGCCTGCCAGGGCTTACCCTGGCAACAGGGCGCCCTGAAATTGCCCGTTCGATTCTCAGAACCTTTGCCCGTCACGTTAACCAGGGGATGATTCCCAATCGCTTCCCAGATGAGGGGGAAGTCCCGGAGTACAACACCGTTGATGCAACCCTCTGGTATTTTGAGGCCGTGCGGGCTTACTACGGAGTTACCGAAGATGATGATCTGGTGCAGGAACTGTTCCCCACGCTGGCAGACATTATTGACTGGCATTGCCGGGGGACTCGTTACAATATCCACCTTGACCCAGCCGATGGGCTGCTCTATGCAGGTGAGCAGGGGGTTCAGCTCACCTGGATGGATGCCAAGATAGGAAATTGGGTGGTCACTCCACGGATTGGCAAACCCGTAGAAGTCAATGCCCTCTGGTACAATGCCCTGCGAACCATCGCAAAACTGGCCCGACGAGTAGGGAAACCCCATCAGGAATATGACGCGATCGCGGATCGTGCCCATGCCCGGTTTGTCCGATTCTGGAACCCCAGCCTGGGGTACTGTTACGATGTGCTGGATGGTCCAGATGGGGATGATGCGTCCCTGCGACCGAATCAGATTTTTGCCGTTTCTCTGCCAGAAAGTCCATTGAGTCCTTCCCAGCAGAAGGGAGTTGTCGATATCTGTGGGCGGGCACTGCTCACATCCCACGGTTTGCGATCGCTCAGCCCTGACGACCCCCAGTACCAGGGGCGCTATGGTGGGGACCAGCAGCAGCGCGATAGTGCCTACCACCAGGGTACGGTTTGGGGATGGTTAATTGGACCCTTCGTGCTGGCCCATCTGAAAGTCTATGGCAAGCCTGACCAGGCACGGGCATTTCTGGAACCGATGGAAAATCACCTCCATGCCCACGGCGTCGGTAATTTGAGCGAAATTTTTGATGGCGATCCTCCGATGACCCCCAATGGCTGCATTGCCCAGGCATGGACAGTGGCAGAAGTGCTGCGTGCCTGGTTAGCCACTGAACACTCCTGA
- a CDS encoding IS630 family transposase: MSQYARQVIQEERPIRYFAQDESRFGLKTLIGRLITACGIKPIGQWLWLFKAFWLYGAVEPATGESFFLQFSHVDTACYQAFLEEFSKAYPDSLNILQVDNGRFHSSKDLVVPENVILLFQPAYCPELNPIERLWEYLKADLKWASFKTLEQLQAKVDQLLAQLTPEVIASITGYSFILNALSALNPI, encoded by the coding sequence TTGAGCCAGTATGCTCGGCAAGTCATCCAGGAGGAGCGTCCTATCCGTTATTTTGCTCAGGATGAAAGTCGCTTTGGACTCAAAACCCTGATTGGGCGCTTGATTACTGCTTGTGGTATCAAACCGATTGGGCAATGGCTATGGTTGTTCAAAGCGTTTTGGCTCTATGGGGCCGTCGAACCAGCAACCGGAGAGTCGTTTTTCTTGCAATTCTCCCATGTGGATACTGCTTGCTATCAAGCGTTCCTCGAGGAGTTCTCCAAAGCCTACCCCGATAGTCTCAACATTCTACAAGTGGATAACGGGCGTTTTCACAGCAGTAAAGATTTAGTGGTGCCAGAGAATGTGATTTTATTGTTTCAACCTGCTTACTGCCCAGAGTTAAATCCGATTGAAAGGTTGTGGGAATACCTCAAGGCAGATTTGAAGTGGGCTTCGTTCAAAACGCTAGAGCAACTCCAAGCGAAGGTCGATCAACTCCTGGCTCAATTGACTCCAGAAGTTATTGCTTCGATCACAGGATATTCCTTCATCCTGAATGCCCTATCTGCCCTGAACCCCATTTAA